Proteins found in one Plasmodium gaboni strain SY75 chromosome 13, whole genome shotgun sequence genomic segment:
- a CDS encoding putative DNA-directed RNA polymerase 2: MSVPTLSNKPETVDLLVLAPGEKKVTCTISDKGDCNIFVIKLEDHTIGNLIKMQLCQDPKVLFAAYRQPHPLQNAIEITIKPKGYAGVKLLSDNVNNILSQVATLKENFAKKIQKYKESNSYYEDY; this comes from the exons atgtcTGTACCAACATTATCAAACAAACCTGAAACTGTCGATTTGCTGGTATTAGCCCCAGGAgaaaaaaa agTAACATGTACAATATCAGATAAAGGAGATTGTAACATCTTTGTGATAAAATTGGAAGATCACACCATAGGGAATTTAATcaaaat GCAACTGTGTCAAGACCCTAAGGTTCTTTTTGCTGCTTATAGACAACCACACCCTCTTCAAAATGCCATAGAAATTACAATTAAACCTAAGGGTTATGCAGGTGTGAAATTATTGTCAGATAATGtaaataacatattatcACAAGTTGCCACActaaaagaaaattttgcg aaaaaaattcaaaaatataaggAAAGCAATTCTTACTATGAAGATTACTGA
- a CDS encoding cyclin, with protein sequence MMNDIVLIDKKKTPSEEKNIDKSDEIKLRIYGCQLLQEAGIILKLKAVTIVTSQVLFHRFYFKKSFTDFDVNIIAPSALYLSCKLEEDFCRIYKIINTFHFLCKYEHIKSKHLYFDIKNLNMEHFRINIESEEYKNMKVDIYTYELLILKEIGFLVHKINQHPHSFLLPYIYSLFNNLNTIDKDLTKKLAQMSWGFLNDSMRTTLCCEYQPRCIAVASIFLAAYKLNIPLMKNTNWFKLFDVDYEDIKKICIRILELYKIGRCHYIDVVVKKK encoded by the exons atgatGAATGACATAGTTTTAAttgacaaaaaaaaaactccaagtgaagaaaaaaatattgataaaaGTGATGAAATCAAATTGAGAATTTATGGATGTCAGTTATTACAAGAAGCTGGCATTATTTTAAAACTAAAGGCAGTAACTATTGTAACGAGCCAAGTTTTGTTTCATcgtttttattttaaaaagtCTTTTACCGATTTCGACGTCaat ATTATTGCTCCTTCAGCATTATATTTATCGTGCAAACTGGAAGAAGATTTTTGTCGtatttacaaaattattaatacttttcattttttatgtaaatatgagcatataaaaagtaaacacctttattttgatataaaaaacTTGAACATGGAACATTTCAGAATAAATATTGAATCAgaa gaatataaaaatatgaaagtagatatttatacatatgaACTGCTCATACTAAAAGAAATAGGATTTCTTgttcataaaataaaccAACATCCTCATTCATTTCTTTTACCATATATTTATTCCCTCTTTAACAATTTAAATACAATTGATAAGGatttaacaaaaaaattagcACAAATGTCTTGGGGATTTTTAAATGACAG taTGAGAACAACCTTATGTTGTGAATATCAACCACGGTGTATAGCTGTTGCAAGTATATTCTTAGCTGCTTATAAACTTAATATACCTTTAATGAAA AATACCAATTGgtttaaattatttgatGTAGATTATGAGGATATCAAGAAAATATGCATTAGAATATTGGAGCTTTACAAAATAg GACGATGCCATTATATAGACGTCGTGgttaaaaagaaataa